The window TTGTTCCCCTCCGAATAATTTCAAAACTGTCTTTCTTCCTTCTTCAAATAGTTCAGGATTGTCTTTTTCCTTTCCACTAGTGATCGCCTGTATGGTCCGGTTCAGTGACCTTTTGGTGATGCCCAGGTAATCCGCAAGGTCTTGCTTGGTCAGTGGAAGTTCCTGTTCATCGATCAGGGTAACCAATTGTAAGAGGCTGGATGCTACAGGATAGCTTTGCTGGTAGGCAGAACGGATGGAAGTGTGCCTGATCTTCATGGCCAGTTCCTGCAGGATCAGCTGGTTGAAAGCCTGGTCAGTAGTCAATAAATGATTGAAATATTTGCCGTCTATCCGGAATACTTCCAATTTGGTAAGGGCCACCAGGTTGGTGCCGGCTTTCTTCCTGTCGATCTGTTCCAGTTCCCCCACCACTTCACCGGGTCCCTGGAATTCGAGGATATAATCCCGGCCATTATCTTCCCTGATAAAGCATTTGGCAATGCCCGAGCGGATGATCAATACATGGTGCAATGCCTGGTCCTGGCTGAATACCTGCTCGCCTGGTTGATAGGTTTTCTCCCGGATATGGTCAACTCCCCGGGTTTTGGCCAATACTTCCACCTGCTGTAATAATATCGTGTTGGTTCGGAGCATAATGCCGGGACATATGTCCCGTCCTGGTTTTGGTGCCTGTGCTATTTTGCGCTAAAAATAAGGAAAGCCAGCATCATGATTGCCTGGATCGGCATAGTCATATTTTATTGCCGGTTTTCACTATGGAATACAAGACTAAATAACCCATTATGGAATATGCAAGCCTCCCTAAAGTTGAACTGCATGTGCACCTGGATTGCTGCCTGAGCTTTGAGGTGGCCAAACTGTTGAGTCCCTCCCTTACCTACGAGGTGTACAGGGAATCCTTCGTGGCGCCCCCGAAATGCTGTGACCTGGCAGATTATATCACCAGGGCGGTCAATGGGTTTGAGCTGATGCAGAGCAGGGAGGCCCTGCGATTGGTCACCCTTGACCTTTTCCGGCAGTGGAAGCAGGAGAATGTGGTGTATGCTGAAATGCGCTTTGCACCACTGCAGCATATTTACGGTGGATTGCAGCCGGAGGAAGTGGTCCAGGCAGTTGTGGATGCAACAGAGGAAGGCATTGCCCTGACGGGTATTGAAGCAGGTATTCTATTATGTACGCTTAGGCATTACCGTGAGGAGCAAAGTATGCAGACTGTTCAACTGGTAGAGCGGTTCAGGGGTACAAGGGTATATGGATTTGATATTGCGGCTGATGAGGCCGGTTTCCCGATAGCGGAACACATCAGCGCTTTTGGGTATGCCAGGGAACATGGCATTCCTTGTACTGCCCATGCCGGTGAGGCCAGGGGGGCGGATAGTGT is drawn from Flavihumibacter rivuli and contains these coding sequences:
- a CDS encoding Crp/Fnr family transcriptional regulator: MLRTNTILLQQVEVLAKTRGVDHIREKTYQPGEQVFSQDQALHHVLIIRSGIAKCFIREDNGRDYILEFQGPGEVVGELEQIDRKKAGTNLVALTKLEVFRIDGKYFNHLLTTDQAFNQLILQELAMKIRHTSIRSAYQQSYPVASSLLQLVTLIDEQELPLTKQDLADYLGITKRSLNRTIQAITSGKEKDNPELFEEGRKTVLKLFGGEQ
- the add gene encoding adenosine deaminase, whose translation is MEYASLPKVELHVHLDCCLSFEVAKLLSPSLTYEVYRESFVAPPKCCDLADYITRAVNGFELMQSREALRLVTLDLFRQWKQENVVYAEMRFAPLQHIYGGLQPEEVVQAVVDATEEGIALTGIEAGILLCTLRHYREEQSMQTVQLVERFRGTRVYGFDIAADEAGFPIAEHISAFGYAREHGIPCTAHAGEARGADSVWETLKHFHPKRIGHGVRSVEDPSLLDWLRSHDIHLEVCPTSNVQTNVCGSIAAHPIDRIYRQGVSLSVNTDARTISNCSLSSEYTLVEKVFGWGIEEFYHCNREAIRHAFAPETIKAKVMKALMVGFGKE